A region of Larimichthys crocea isolate SSNF chromosome X, L_crocea_2.0, whole genome shotgun sequence DNA encodes the following proteins:
- the xpnpep1 gene encoding xaa-Pro aminopeptidase 1 yields the protein MSPKITGELLRLLRQAMKNCKYVSEPIQAYVIPSGDAHQSEYIAPCDCRREYICGFNGSAGTAIVTEQHAAMWTDGRYFLQASQQMDNNWTLMKMGLKETPSQEDWLISVLPENSKVGVDPWIIAADQWKNMSKALTSAGHSLVAVQDNLIDAVWADRPERPSTQLRTLGLEYTGISWQDKITALRAKMTERKITWFVATALDEIAWLFNLRGADIEYNPVFFAYAIVGMNTIRLFVDLKRLSDPTLRDHLQLDSPSKPELSIRTFPYESVYTELQAICAALGPKDKVWICDKASCALTQVIPKAHRTPIPYTPLCLTKAVKNTTEIQGMKMAHIKDAVALCELFAWLEKEIPKGNVTEISAADKAEEFRSQQKDFVGLSFPTISSVGPNGAIIHYRPLPETNRTLSMNEVYLIDSGAQYVDGTTDVTRTVHFGTPSAFVKECFTYVLKGHIAVSAAVFPNGTKGHLLDSFARAALWDSGLDYLHGTGHGVGCFLNVHEGPCGISYKTFADEPLEAGMIVSDEPGYYEDGSFGIRIENVVLVIPAKPKYNYRNRGSLTFEPLTLVPIQVKMMDTELLTEKERDWVNGYHRMCREVVGAELERQGRKDALEWLIRETQPIV from the exons ATGTCTCCAAAGATCACAGGGGAGCTGCTCAGGCTGCTTCGCCAGGCCATGAAGAACTGCAAATATGTCTCTGAGCCCATACAGGCTTACGTAATCCCCTCTGGAGATGCACATCAG AGTGAATACATTGCACCATGTGACTGCAGACGTGAATATATCTGTGGGTTCAATGGCTCTGCAG GTACAGCCATTGTCACAGAGCAGCACGCTGCAATGTGGACTGATGGGCGATATTTCCTCCAGGCCAGTCAGCAGATGGACAACAACTGGACCCTTATGAAGATGG GGCTGAAGGAGACCCCCTCTCAGGAGGACTGGCTAATCAGCGTCCTGCCAGAGAACTCCAAAGTGGGAGTAGATCCTTGGATCATCGCTGCTG ATCAGTGGAAGAACATGTCCAAGGCACTGACCAGTGCCGGCCACTCTCTGGTGGCAGTCCAGGATAATCTGATTGATGCTGTCTGGGCGGACCGTCCGGAAAGACCCAGCACACAGCTCCGCACATTGGGACTAGAGTACACCG GTATATCCTGGCAAGACAAGATCACAGCTCTGCGAGCCAAGATGACCGAGAGGAAAATCACCTGGTTTGTTGCCACAGCGTTGGACGAGATTGCAT GGCTTTTTAACCTACGTGGTGCAGACATTGAATACAACCCAGTTTTCTTCGCATATGCCATTGTGGGGATGAACACAATAAG GCTTTTTGTGGACCTAAAGCGTCTCTCCGATCCCACACTGAGAGACCATCTGCAGCTGGACTCCCCCAGCAAGCCTGAGCTGAGCATCCGCACGTTCCCTTATGAGTCGGTCTACACCGAGCTTCAGGCGATCTGCGCTGCACTCGGCCCCAAGGACAAAGTGTGGATCTGTGACAAGGCCAGTTGTGCTCTCACACAAGTCATCCCCAAG GCCCACCGGACTCCAATTCCCTACACTCCACTCTGCCTCACCAAGGCTGTGAAGAACACCACTGAGATTCAGGGCATGAAAATGGCCCAC ATCAAGGATGCAGTTGCCCTGTGTGAACTCTTTGCTTGGTTGGAAAAAGag ATTCCTAAAGGCAACGTGACGGAGATCTCTGCTGCTGATAAAGCTGAAGAATTCCGCAG tcaacaGAAAGATTTTGTCGGCCTCAGTTTCCCCACAATTTCCAGCGTTGGTCCAAATGGAGCGATAATACATTACAG GCCGCTGCCTGAAACCAACAGAACCCTCTCCATGAATGAAGTTTACCTGATCGACTCTGGAGCTCAATACGT TGATGGAACCACAGACGTCACACGCACGGTGCACTTCGGGACACCGTCTGCTTTTGTGAAG GAATGCTTTACCTATGTGCTGAAGGGACACATagctgtcagtgctgctgtttttcccAATGGAACAAAAG GCCACCTGTTGGATTCGTTTGCCCGTGCAGCTCTGTGGGATTCAGGCTTGGACTACCTTCATGGTACGGGCCATGGCGTGGGCTGCTTCCTCAATGTCCATGAGGGGCCCTGCGGCATCAGCTACAAGACCTTCGCTGATGAACCTCTGGAGGCCGGCATGATCGTCAGTGATG AACCTGGCTACTATGAAGATGGATCTTTTGGCATTCGTATTGAAAATGTGGTCCTTGTTATTCCAGCTAAGCCCAAG tACAACTACAGGAACAGAGGTAGTCTGACATTTGAGCCTCTTACTTTGGTTCCTATCCAAGTCAAGATGATGGACACAGAGCTGCTCACTGAGAAGGAG CGGGACTGGGTGAACGGGTACCACAGGATGTGCCGGGAGGTGGTTGGAGCAGAGCTGGAGAGGCAGGGCAGGAAGGACGCACTGGAGTGGCTGATCAGAGAGACCCAGCCAATCGTCTGA